Proteins from a genomic interval of Cyprinus carpio isolate SPL01 chromosome A21, ASM1834038v1, whole genome shotgun sequence:
- the LOC109046293 gene encoding uncharacterized protein LOC109046293 isoform X2, which produces MSSANPQTGLCGMFSCTLYEFPSTTDALSHIFRAQLSVPRQEYFYGILCKKDFELNLAVVLMVLAGILILALLYWVLLLRHRLRVAQAGNALEYFGFYHMAQYDLKEPNLPVVTPSLPSPPPPVPQPPVHVTPPPPHMLYASAPIIHTTPPSPHPSCGASSDAEVYSRIGVLRPSRLSSVSQTQVILFEHSAL; this is translated from the exons ATGAGTTCAGCCAATCCCCAGACAGGACTGTGTGGAATGTTTTCCTGTACTCTCTACGAATTTCCTTCCACGACAGACGCTCTCTCCCACATTTTTAGAGCACAACTCTCAGTTCCTCGTCAGGAATACTTCTATGGAATTCTGtgtaaaaa GGACTTTGAGCTCAATTTGGCTGTGGTGTTGATGGTCTTGGCTGGGATTTTGATCTTGGCATTGCTGTACTGGGTGCTCCTGCTGCGCCACAGGCTCCGCGTTGCTCAGGCCGGGAATGCTCTGGAATACTTTGGTTTCTACCACATGGCTCAGTATGATCTAAAAGAGCCCAACCTGCCTGTAGTGACCCCTTCTCTTCCCTCCCCACCTCCACCTGTTCCCCAGCCTCCAGTTCATGTCACTCCACCTCCACCGCACATGTTGTATGCATCTGCCCCCATCATTCACACCACCCCACCCAGCCCTCACCCGTCATGTGGAGCTAGCTCGGACGCAGAGGTGTATTCACGGATCGGAGTTCTGCGACCCTCAAGACTCTCCAGCGTGAGTCAGACCCAGGTGATCCTGTTTGAACACTCTGCTCTTTGA
- the LOC109046293 gene encoding uncharacterized protein LOC109046293 isoform X1, whose amino-acid sequence MSSANPQTGLCGMFSCTLYEFPSTTDALSHIFRAQLSVPRQEYFYGILCKKKPSSVNQSSMECRASSLPHVCRDFELNLAVVLMVLAGILILALLYWVLLLRHRLRVAQAGNALEYFGFYHMAQYDLKEPNLPVVTPSLPSPPPPVPQPPVHVTPPPPHMLYASAPIIHTTPPSPHPSCGASSDAEVYSRIGVLRPSRLSSVSQTQVILFEHSAL is encoded by the exons ATGAGTTCAGCCAATCCCCAGACAGGACTGTGTGGAATGTTTTCCTGTACTCTCTACGAATTTCCTTCCACGACAGACGCTCTCTCCCACATTTTTAGAGCACAACTCTCAGTTCCTCGTCAGGAATACTTCTATGGAATTCTGtgtaaaaa GAAGCCATCATCTGTGAATCAGTCATCCATGGAATGTAGGGCCTCATCCCTGCCCCATGTTTGCAGGGACTTTGAGCTCAATTTGGCTGTGGTGTTGATGGTCTTGGCTGGGATTTTGATCTTGGCATTGCTGTACTGGGTGCTCCTGCTGCGCCACAGGCTCCGCGTTGCTCAGGCCGGGAATGCTCTGGAATACTTTGGTTTCTACCACATGGCTCAGTATGATCTAAAAGAGCCCAACCTGCCTGTAGTGACCCCTTCTCTTCCCTCCCCACCTCCACCTGTTCCCCAGCCTCCAGTTCATGTCACTCCACCTCCACCGCACATGTTGTATGCATCTGCCCCCATCATTCACACCACCCCACCCAGCCCTCACCCGTCATGTGGAGCTAGCTCGGACGCAGAGGTGTATTCACGGATCGGAGTTCTGCGACCCTCAAGACTCTCCAGCGTGAGTCAGACCCAGGTGATCCTGTTTGAACACTCTGCTCTTTGA